From Frateuria aurantia DSM 6220, one genomic window encodes:
- a CDS encoding helix-turn-helix transcriptional regulator produces the protein MDRYARVLTLHRALKAARYPVPMASLLEDLGCSRATLYRDIAFLRDALGAPVENSGGEMAAFSYAETEGERFELPGLWMNSDELAALLALNALMDRAGPGVLAGALAPLRHRIEQLLSDRSSGRALPIERIRVIPWGERRLDQVVFRQVAGAVLSRQQLRFGYRARTTNAPTRRRVSPQRLTHYRDNWYLDAWDHDRESLRSFAVDRIDDPLVAETTARDVAEVELNEWLASSYGIFAGKPKAWATIRFSEHAARWVADEHWHSQQKGQWLADGRYELQLPYSNARELMMDVLKFGPDAEIVAPLSLREEVKIQLQLALSGYRGES, from the coding sequence ATGGATCGTTACGCGCGAGTACTGACCCTGCATCGGGCCCTCAAGGCGGCCCGATATCCGGTGCCCATGGCCAGTTTGCTGGAGGACCTGGGGTGCTCACGGGCCACCTTGTATCGGGATATCGCCTTTCTGCGCGATGCTCTGGGTGCGCCGGTGGAGAACAGCGGTGGCGAGATGGCTGCTTTCAGTTATGCCGAAACCGAGGGCGAGCGTTTCGAGCTTCCCGGCCTGTGGATGAATTCCGATGAGCTGGCGGCTCTGCTGGCACTGAATGCCTTGATGGATCGGGCCGGGCCCGGTGTGCTGGCCGGTGCGCTTGCGCCTTTGCGCCATCGCATCGAGCAATTGCTGTCGGATCGAAGCAGTGGTCGTGCCTTGCCGATCGAGCGGATCCGGGTGATTCCGTGGGGAGAGCGACGCCTGGACCAGGTGGTGTTCCGGCAGGTGGCCGGCGCGGTATTGAGCCGCCAGCAGTTGCGTTTCGGCTATCGGGCCCGGACCACCAATGCGCCGACCCGGCGCCGGGTTTCGCCACAGCGCCTGACCCATTACCGGGATAACTGGTATCTCGATGCCTGGGATCATGATCGCGAGTCCCTGCGCAGTTTTGCGGTGGACCGGATCGATGATCCGCTGGTGGCGGAAACCACGGCAAGGGATGTGGCCGAGGTCGAGCTCAATGAATGGCTGGCGTCCAGCTACGGCATTTTCGCCGGCAAGCCCAAGGCCTGGGCCACCATCCGTTTTTCCGAGCATGCCGCCCGCTGGGTTGCTGACGAGCACTGGCATTCGCAGCAGAAGGGGCAATGGCTGGCGGATGGCCGCTATGAACTGCAGTTGCCGTATTCCAATGCTCGCGAGTTGATGATGGATGTGCTCAAGTTCGGTCCGGATGCCGAAATCGTGGCACCGCTGTCACTGCGCGAGGAAGTGAAGATCCAGCTGCAGTTGGCGCTGAGCGGTTATCGGGGTGAAAGTTGA
- the xth gene encoding exodeoxyribonuclease III, producing the protein MKLASWNVNSLNVRLPHLLQWLADAAPNVIGLQETKLEDARFPAEAIREAGYHVVYAGQKTYNGVALLAREPLTDVVTDIPGLDDPQRRIIAATIGDLRVVNLYVVNGKAVGDEKYAYKLEWLARVRDYLEQQAAQYPKLAVMGDFNIAPDDRDVHDAAAWGEDILCSPPERAALQAILDLGLSDSYRQFETEGGHFSWWDYRQAGFRRNMGLRIDLILISAALAQGATAATIDREPRTWERPSDHTPVLLEYSV; encoded by the coding sequence ATGAAACTCGCCTCCTGGAACGTCAATTCCCTCAATGTCAGACTGCCGCATCTGCTGCAGTGGCTGGCCGATGCGGCCCCCAACGTGATCGGGCTGCAGGAAACCAAGCTGGAGGACGCCAGGTTCCCCGCCGAGGCGATCCGTGAAGCCGGTTACCATGTGGTCTACGCCGGCCAGAAGACCTACAACGGTGTGGCCCTGCTGGCCCGCGAACCACTGACCGACGTGGTCACCGACATCCCCGGTCTGGACGATCCCCAGCGGCGGATCATCGCCGCCACCATCGGCGATCTGCGGGTCGTGAATCTGTACGTCGTCAATGGCAAGGCTGTCGGCGACGAGAAATATGCCTACAAGCTGGAATGGCTGGCCCGGGTCCGCGATTATCTGGAACAGCAGGCCGCGCAATACCCGAAGCTGGCCGTTATGGGCGACTTCAATATCGCGCCGGATGACCGCGACGTCCACGATGCCGCGGCCTGGGGCGAAGACATTCTCTGCTCGCCGCCCGAGCGGGCCGCTCTGCAGGCGATCCTTGACCTGGGCCTGAGCGACAGCTATCGCCAGTTCGAAACCGAAGGCGGCCACTTCAGCTGGTGGGACTACCGTCAGGCGGGTTTCCGGCGCAACATGGGTCTGCGCATCGACCTGATCCTGATCAGCGCGGCCTTGGCCCAAGGGGCCACCGCTGCCACGATCGACCGTGAACCGCGTACCTGGGAGCGTCCTTCCGACCACACGCCGGTTCTTCTGGAATACTCTGTCTGA
- a CDS encoding gluconokinase, whose protein sequence is MQSQSPTMCPPGVPPVAGEVTVWIVMGVSGSGKSTVGQALAEALTLPFCEGDSLHPAANIAKMAAGHPLTDADRWPWLDLIGDWIRTRLRQGEGGVVSCSALRRVYRDRLRQAGARVRFVYLDIPRQVLQQRLQARHHFMPASLLDSQLQTLEPPTADEAPVVVRGDLDLLATVELALRQIRDGA, encoded by the coding sequence ATGCAGTCCCAGTCCCCGACGATGTGTCCGCCTGGCGTGCCTCCGGTGGCCGGCGAAGTCACGGTATGGATCGTGATGGGCGTATCCGGCAGTGGCAAGAGCACGGTCGGCCAGGCGTTGGCCGAGGCCCTGACACTGCCATTCTGCGAGGGCGACAGCCTGCATCCGGCGGCCAATATCGCCAAGATGGCGGCCGGTCATCCGCTGACCGATGCGGATCGCTGGCCGTGGCTGGATCTGATTGGCGACTGGATCCGTACTCGGCTGCGGCAGGGCGAAGGCGGGGTGGTCAGCTGCTCGGCCCTGCGCCGGGTCTATCGTGACCGGCTGCGGCAGGCGGGGGCGCGGGTTCGCTTCGTGTATCTGGATATCCCGCGACAGGTGCTGCAGCAGCGATTGCAGGCCCGCCACCATTTCATGCCGGCTTCCCTGCTGGACAGTCAGCTGCAGACCCTGGAGCCGCCGACAGCGGACGAGGCACCGGTGGTGGTGCGCGGCGATCTGGATCTGCTGGCCACGGTCGAGCTGGCCTTGCGGCAGATCCGGGACGGCGCCTGA
- a CDS encoding glycosyltransferase family 2 protein — translation MPQLSVVVPVFNERDNIAPLLGEITAALRGSIDFEVIYIDDHSDDDSLAVLSRLKSSHPELRILHHVSRSGQSTAVWNGVRHARGQWIATLDGDGQNDPADIPRLLAARDGAQPDIRLFAGWRTSRRDSFNKRISSKIANAVRSRMLQDDTPDTGCGLKLFDREVFLRLPYFDHMHRYLPALVKRAGFASMSVPVNHRPRTAGHSKYGMLDRLWVGLADLRGVAWLMRRGKVTAVEEE, via the coding sequence ATGCCGCAACTTTCCGTGGTCGTCCCGGTCTTCAATGAGCGCGACAACATCGCCCCCCTGCTCGGTGAAATCACCGCCGCCCTGCGTGGCAGCATCGATTTCGAGGTGATTTACATCGATGACCATTCCGATGACGACAGCCTCGCTGTCCTGAGCCGGTTGAAATCCAGCCACCCCGAGCTGCGGATCCTGCATCATGTCAGTCGCAGCGGCCAGAGCACGGCCGTCTGGAACGGCGTGCGCCATGCCCGCGGCCAGTGGATCGCGACCCTGGACGGCGATGGCCAGAATGATCCCGCCGACATTCCGCGACTGCTTGCCGCCCGTGACGGCGCCCAGCCGGATATCCGTCTGTTCGCCGGCTGGCGCACATCCCGCCGGGACAGCTTCAACAAGCGGATTTCCTCCAAGATCGCCAATGCGGTGCGCTCGCGCATGCTGCAGGATGACACCCCTGATACCGGCTGCGGTCTGAAGCTGTTTGATCGCGAAGTGTTTCTGCGCCTGCCGTATTTCGACCATATGCACCGCTACCTGCCGGCCCTGGTCAAGCGCGCCGGCTTTGCCAGCATGAGCGTACCGGTCAACCATCGCCCGCGCACTGCCGGTCATTCCAAGTACGGCATGCTGGACCGGTTGTGGGTGGGTCTGGCCGACCTGCGCGGCGTCGCCTGGCTGATGCGCCGGGGCAAAGTCACCGCAGTCGAGGAAGAATAA
- a CDS encoding YecA family protein: protein MNLTTQNTTEWPSSLDDGELAELDQYLRGHAREGDLQLDGVHGLLSAFNIGPMQILPDEWLPEILHAPFSDEDEGNRILALLAKLNDSIIAELEVDAYEPILGEIESEEGELYLSAAGWCEGFSRGIDLRAGLWEQRLAGDPQLMQLLGPVMALAVDEGILTAEADFEKLSEEEYDQCLGQIPGVLQQVGQYWQDHPASEQELEASLQRADAEAEAANAPPRHRSGQSVH, encoded by the coding sequence TTGAACTTGACCACCCAAAACACCACCGAATGGCCGAGCTCACTGGATGACGGCGAGCTGGCCGAACTGGACCAGTACCTGCGCGGCCATGCCCGCGAGGGCGACCTGCAGCTGGACGGCGTCCATGGCCTGCTGTCGGCCTTCAATATCGGCCCGATGCAGATCCTGCCTGACGAATGGCTGCCGGAAATCCTGCATGCTCCATTCAGCGACGAGGACGAAGGCAACCGGATTCTGGCCCTTCTGGCCAAGCTCAACGATTCGATCATCGCCGAACTGGAAGTCGATGCCTACGAGCCGATTCTTGGCGAGATCGAATCAGAGGAAGGCGAGCTGTATCTCTCCGCCGCCGGCTGGTGCGAAGGTTTCAGCCGTGGCATCGACCTGCGCGCCGGCCTGTGGGAGCAGCGTCTGGCCGGCGATCCGCAACTGATGCAGTTGCTGGGTCCGGTGATGGCTCTGGCCGTGGATGAAGGCATTCTCACCGCCGAAGCCGACTTCGAGAAACTCAGCGAGGAAGAATACGACCAGTGTCTGGGCCAGATTCCCGGCGTGCTGCAACAAGTCGGCCAGTACTGGCAGGATCATCCGGCCAGTGAGCAGGAACTGGAGGCCTCGCTGCAGCGAGCCGACGCGGAGGCCGAAGCCGCCAATGCCCCGCCCCGACACCGCAGCGGCCAGTCCGTGCACTGA
- a CDS encoding patatin-like phospholipase family protein, with amino-acid sequence MADDGRQSTVAGADEEQAARRKPRVALALGAGGAKGLAHIGAIEEILAQGLDIVAIAGTSMGALIGGIHATGKMDVYRDWVTTLARMDVLKLVDWSFTGGGLIKGDKIIGVMRELIGDVNIENLPLPYTAVAVDLEREREAWLVKGSLFDAIRASIAIPSLMRPYRLDGRVLVDGALLNPVPVTPLIREPADFLIAVSIDGPVDNALHAPAVETVPDSNTRPSLGDYLSRFNPLAGSEAKPREPGMLELLSQSLDLMQANLARVRLVAYPPDLLIELPRNISSVYEFYRAQELIELGRLKAREALASWLPAALVQRGY; translated from the coding sequence ATGGCGGATGACGGAAGGCAATCGACGGTGGCCGGTGCAGACGAGGAGCAGGCTGCCCGACGCAAGCCCAGGGTGGCGCTGGCGTTGGGGGCGGGTGGCGCCAAGGGACTGGCCCATATCGGTGCCATCGAGGAGATCCTCGCCCAAGGCCTGGATATCGTGGCGATCGCCGGTACTTCGATGGGGGCGCTGATCGGCGGCATCCATGCCACCGGCAAGATGGATGTCTATCGTGACTGGGTCACGACCCTTGCCAGGATGGATGTGCTGAAGCTGGTGGACTGGAGCTTTACCGGCGGCGGTCTGATCAAGGGTGACAAGATCATCGGCGTGATGCGCGAACTGATCGGTGACGTCAATATCGAGAATCTGCCCTTGCCTTATACCGCAGTGGCAGTGGATCTGGAGCGCGAGCGCGAAGCCTGGCTGGTCAAAGGCAGTCTGTTCGATGCGATCCGGGCCTCGATCGCGATTCCTTCCCTGATGCGACCCTATCGTCTGGACGGGCGGGTATTGGTCGATGGCGCCTTGCTCAATCCGGTGCCGGTGACGCCGTTGATCCGGGAGCCGGCCGATTTTCTGATCGCGGTCAGCATCGATGGTCCGGTGGACAACGCCTTGCATGCACCCGCGGTGGAAACCGTGCCTGACAGCAATACTCGTCCCAGCCTCGGGGATTATCTGTCCCGTTTCAATCCGCTGGCCGGTAGCGAGGCCAAACCGCGCGAGCCGGGCATGCTGGAGCTGCTCAGCCAGTCGCTGGACCTGATGCAGGCCAATCTGGCACGGGTGCGGCTGGTGGCCTATCCGCCGGATCTGCTGATCGAGCTGCCCCGCAACATCTCCAGTGTCTACGAGTTCTACCGGGCTCAGGAGCTGATCGAACTGGGCAGGCTCAAGGCTCGCGAAGCGCTGGCCAGCTGGTTGCCGGCGGCGTTGGTCCAGCGCGGCTATTGA
- a CDS encoding gamma carbonic anhydrase family protein, with product MVSALRSLQGIRPRLGARVHVDPAAVVIGDVELADDVSIWPTAVLRGDVGAIRIGRASNIQDGAIIHVTHDGPWSPGGGDTEIGEGVTVGHGVVIHAARIEDHCLIGIRATILDGAIIHRHAIIAAGSLVPPGKVVGEGELWMGQPARRVRALEPAEIERLHYSAEHYVRIKDRYLAESRD from the coding sequence ATGGTGTCAGCGCTACGTTCCCTGCAGGGTATCCGGCCGCGACTGGGCGCCCGGGTCCATGTCGATCCCGCAGCGGTGGTGATCGGCGATGTCGAACTTGCCGACGATGTCTCGATCTGGCCGACCGCCGTACTGCGGGGCGATGTCGGCGCGATCAGGATCGGCCGGGCCAGCAATATCCAGGACGGCGCCATCATCCATGTCACCCACGACGGCCCTTGGTCGCCAGGCGGTGGTGACACCGAGATTGGCGAAGGCGTTACCGTCGGCCACGGGGTGGTGATCCATGCAGCCCGCATCGAGGACCATTGCCTGATCGGGATCCGTGCCACGATTCTGGACGGGGCCATCATCCATCGCCATGCCATCATCGCTGCCGGCAGTCTGGTGCCGCCGGGCAAGGTGGTCGGTGAAGGCGAGTTGTGGATGGGCCAGCCGGCTCGTCGGGTGCGGGCCCTGGAACCGGCCGAGATCGAGCGGCTGCACTATTCGGCTGAACACTATGTGCGGATCAAGGACCGCTACCTGGCCGAGAGCCGCGACTGA
- a CDS encoding ParB/RepB/Spo0J family partition protein has product MAAKKRGLGRGLDALLGGDAATANGSVSPPAKEGELQQLPIQQIRPGSYQPRQHWDEAALDELAASIHAQGLIQPVVVRRTGADQYELIAGERRWRAAQRASLSQIPALVRDVEEAAVPAMALIENIQREDLTPLEEADALKRLINDFKLTHQQAADAVGRSRASVSNLLRLTELPASIKRLLEQRKLEMGHARCLLTLPAADAEALALEASRFGWNVRELEQAARRRQSPATGKSKPETARDPNVADLEKQLAERFATRVELAQGRGGRGKLVIHYHSHDELDGILGKFK; this is encoded by the coding sequence ATGGCCGCAAAGAAACGTGGACTGGGACGGGGACTCGACGCCCTGCTGGGCGGTGATGCCGCCACTGCGAACGGATCGGTATCGCCTCCCGCCAAGGAAGGCGAACTGCAGCAACTGCCGATCCAGCAGATCCGGCCCGGCAGCTACCAGCCACGACAGCATTGGGACGAGGCCGCACTGGATGAACTGGCCGCCTCGATCCATGCCCAGGGTCTGATCCAGCCGGTGGTCGTGCGCCGGACCGGTGCCGACCAGTACGAGCTGATCGCCGGCGAGCGTCGCTGGCGAGCCGCCCAGCGTGCCTCGCTCAGCCAGATCCCGGCCCTGGTCAGGGATGTGGAAGAAGCCGCCGTGCCGGCGATGGCCTTGATCGAGAACATCCAGCGTGAGGATCTGACCCCGCTGGAAGAGGCCGATGCGCTGAAAAGGCTGATCAACGACTTCAAGCTGACCCACCAGCAGGCCGCCGATGCCGTCGGCCGTTCCCGCGCCAGCGTCTCGAACTTGCTGCGACTGACCGAATTGCCAGCATCGATCAAACGACTGCTGGAGCAGCGCAAGCTGGAAATGGGCCATGCCCGCTGCCTGCTGACCCTGCCCGCCGCTGACGCCGAGGCCCTGGCTCTGGAAGCCTCGCGCTTCGGCTGGAACGTGCGCGAGCTGGAACAGGCCGCCCGCCGCCGGCAGAGCCCTGCGACCGGCAAGAGCAAGCCCGAGACGGCCCGGGACCCCAATGTAGCCGACCTTGAAAAGCAGCTGGCCGAGCGCTTCGCCACCCGGGTCGAACTGGCCCAGGGCCGCGGGGGGCGTGGCAAGCTGGTCATCCACTACCACAGCCATGACGAACTGGACGGCATTCTGGGCAAATTCAAGTAA
- a CDS encoding ParA family protein, with protein MARIIAVANQKGGVGKTTTAVNLAAALAAGRRKILLVDFDPQGNATMASGIDKREVRPNGCDVLLDEAAIAEAIIPTEAGYDLLPGNGDLTAAELKLMDAMARESRLKEHLAAVADRYQLIIIDCPPSLHLLTLNALTAADSLLIPVQCEYFALEGLSSLLDTVKAVRQRLNPALAIEGLLRTMYDVRNNLGNEVSAQLTQHFGDQVLRSIIPRNVRLAEAPSHGQPIHLYDRNSRGAIAYMALATELTRRDRQRKQDAGAASTAAAH; from the coding sequence ATGGCCCGCATCATCGCTGTCGCCAATCAGAAGGGCGGCGTCGGAAAAACCACCACCGCAGTCAATCTGGCTGCAGCGCTGGCCGCCGGGCGCCGCAAGATATTGCTGGTCGATTTCGATCCCCAGGGCAATGCCACCATGGCCTCCGGCATCGACAAGCGCGAGGTCCGGCCCAACGGCTGTGACGTACTGCTGGATGAAGCCGCCATCGCCGAGGCCATCATCCCGACCGAAGCCGGCTATGATCTGCTTCCCGGCAATGGCGACCTCACCGCCGCCGAGCTGAAGCTGATGGATGCGATGGCCCGCGAAAGCCGGCTGAAGGAACATCTGGCCGCGGTTGCTGACCGCTATCAGCTCATCATCATCGACTGCCCGCCCAGCCTGCATCTGCTGACGCTGAACGCACTGACCGCCGCGGACAGCCTTCTGATTCCGGTGCAATGCGAGTACTTCGCGCTGGAAGGCCTCTCCAGCCTGCTGGATACCGTCAAGGCCGTGCGTCAGCGCCTGAATCCGGCGCTCGCGATCGAGGGCTTGCTGCGCACCATGTACGATGTGCGCAACAATCTGGGCAACGAGGTTTCGGCCCAGCTGACCCAGCACTTCGGCGATCAGGTGCTGCGCTCGATCATTCCGCGCAATGTGCGCCTGGCCGAGGCGCCCAGCCATGGCCAGCCGATTCACCTGTACGATCGCAACTCACGCGGGGCCATCGCCTATATGGCCCTGGCCACCGAGCTGACCCGCCGTGATCGACAGCGCAAGCAGGATGCCGGTGCCGCGAGCACCGCCGCCGCCCATTAG
- a CDS encoding DUF481 domain-containing protein gives MKKTPFASLLLMALSGFAAQAQADDAADATTAAPAAAATTPAKTSNWSGSGQLGYADSSGNSRSQNGNAKLNIKYEDEYWRDQGYLTALRSSSDNVASANRYEGGTSIGYKFDARSYLVNTLRYVHDDFGANLWQASYAIGYGYVAIKNDRNELSFEGGPGFQRYAQTLTTNSDSRVTSTMAPRNQAIARLLVNYKYHFSKNASLDEALLVEAGNLNQYYQNDFGVTVALTKKFSLKATYQLRYNSDIVSGETVHTDRLFTTNLVYSFF, from the coding sequence ATGAAAAAGACGCCGTTTGCCAGTCTTCTGCTGATGGCCCTGAGTGGCTTCGCCGCCCAGGCCCAGGCCGACGATGCCGCTGATGCCACCACCGCGGCACCCGCCGCCGCTGCCACCACTCCGGCCAAGACCAGCAACTGGTCGGGCAGCGGTCAGCTCGGCTATGCCGACTCTTCGGGCAACAGTCGTTCCCAGAACGGCAATGCCAAGCTCAACATCAAGTATGAAGATGAGTACTGGCGTGACCAGGGCTACCTGACGGCCCTGCGCAGCAGCAGCGACAACGTCGCCAGCGCCAACCGCTACGAAGGCGGCACCTCGATCGGCTACAAGTTCGATGCCCGCAGCTATCTGGTCAATACCTTGCGCTACGTGCACGACGACTTTGGCGCGAACCTGTGGCAGGCTTCCTATGCCATCGGCTACGGCTATGTGGCGATCAAGAATGATCGCAACGAGCTGTCCTTCGAAGGCGGTCCCGGTTTCCAGCGCTATGCGCAGACCCTGACCACCAACAGCGACAGCCGCGTCACCAGCACCATGGCGCCCCGCAACCAGGCGATTGCCCGCCTGCTGGTCAACTACAAGTACCATTTCAGCAAGAACGCCTCGCTGGACGAAGCGCTGCTGGTCGAAGCAGGCAATCTCAACCAGTACTACCAGAACGATTTCGGCGTTACCGTCGCACTGACCAAGAAGTTCTCGCTGAAGGCGACCTACCAGCTGCGCTACAACAGCGATATCGTCAGCGGCGAAACCGTGCATACCGATCGCCTGTT
- the rsmG gene encoding 16S rRNA (guanine(527)-N(7))-methyltransferase RsmG, with amino-acid sequence MTAPASLRHQLEHGLTALNLSLDDAVIEQLLAYQALLQRWNASYNLTAIRDPAEQISRHILDSLTILPHVRGQRLADIGTGPGLPGLILAIAAPGREVVLVDSNGKKVRFLREAIRSLGLQGVRAIQSRVEQVEGEFDCITARAFASLADMLGWGGHLLAPDGLWLAMKGRHPDDELEAMPAGFELRRSIPLQVPGVEGERHLLEIARRPSPEC; translated from the coding sequence ATGACCGCACCCGCTTCCCTGCGTCACCAACTCGAACACGGCCTGACCGCCCTGAACCTGTCCCTGGACGATGCCGTGATCGAGCAACTGCTGGCCTATCAGGCCCTGCTGCAGCGCTGGAACGCCAGCTACAATCTGACCGCGATCCGCGATCCGGCGGAACAGATCAGCCGCCACATTCTGGATTCGCTGACCATCCTGCCCCATGTCCGCGGCCAGCGACTGGCCGACATCGGCACCGGACCCGGCCTGCCCGGCCTGATTCTGGCGATTGCCGCCCCCGGCCGCGAGGTGGTGCTGGTCGACTCCAACGGAAAGAAGGTGCGCTTTCTGCGCGAGGCCATCCGCAGTCTGGGCCTGCAGGGCGTGCGCGCGATCCAGTCGCGCGTCGAGCAGGTGGAAGGCGAGTTCGACTGCATCACCGCCCGCGCCTTTGCCAGTCTGGCCGACATGCTGGGCTGGGGTGGTCATCTGCTGGCACCCGACGGCCTCTGGCTGGCCATGAAGGGCCGCCATCCCGACGACGAGCTGGAGGCGATGCCGGCCGGCTTCGAGTTGCGTCGCAGCATCCCCCTGCAAGTGCCGGGCGTGGAGGGTGAACGACATCTGCTGGAGATTGCCCGACGCCCATCCCCGGAGTGCTAA
- a CDS encoding M3 family metallopeptidase gives MNELNPLLSDAELPAFSKIRPEHLAPAIDAILADFRSGIDALTAADGARDFEGLMLAQERLEQRLSHAWAPVGHLHSVADTPALREVYGPAEEKLTEHAIEVGQNRALYQAVQHLHDDPAFAQQARPAQALVEHALLGFRLSGVALEEPQRSRYRDIGVELSRLSTEFANAVLDATDAWSLHLADASRLGGLPDSALAVLREYAREKDMEGYLVTLKQPSVQAVLTYADDRELRAEVYRAYQTRASDQGPNAGEFDNSERIEKILTLRHESAQLLGYANAAEESLATKMAPSPAAVLEFLRDMARRAKPVAERELASLQAFALELGLADLQPWDVGYASEKLRQQRYSLDEEQLKPYFPLPAVMNGLFGLVEQLYGVQFQLREGVDVWHPDARYYDLFDADGQRIAGAYVDLYARSGKRGGAWMDVCRSRFEDGGKTQLPVAFLTCNFAPPTEGRPALLTHDDVITLFHEFGHGLHHILTRVGLPSVAGISGVEWDAVELPSQFMENFCWNRQALDLFARHYQTGEPLPEELFQRMLAARHFHAGMFLVRQLEFALFDFLLHQDYDPARGGRVLQVLNQVREEVTVLHPPAWQRFPHSFTHVFAGGYAAGYYSYLWAELLSADAFAAFEEQGVIDRATGERFRDEVLGVGSSRPALDSFIAFRGRAPEPEALLASHGLS, from the coding sequence ATGAACGAACTCAACCCGCTGCTGTCCGACGCCGAGCTGCCCGCGTTTTCCAAGATCCGCCCCGAGCACCTGGCTCCGGCCATCGATGCGATCCTGGCGGATTTCCGCAGCGGAATCGACGCTCTGACTGCCGCCGACGGCGCCCGCGACTTCGAAGGCCTGATGCTGGCGCAGGAGCGCCTTGAGCAGCGCCTGTCCCATGCCTGGGCGCCCGTCGGTCATCTGCATTCGGTGGCCGATACGCCGGCCCTGCGCGAGGTCTATGGTCCGGCCGAAGAAAAGCTGACCGAGCACGCGATCGAGGTCGGCCAGAACCGCGCCCTGTACCAGGCCGTGCAGCACTTGCACGACGATCCGGCCTTTGCCCAGCAGGCTCGCCCGGCCCAGGCCCTGGTCGAACATGCCCTGCTCGGCTTCAGGCTGTCCGGGGTGGCGCTGGAAGAGCCTCAGCGCAGCCGCTACCGCGACATCGGCGTGGAATTGTCACGACTCTCCACCGAGTTTGCCAACGCCGTGCTGGATGCCACCGATGCCTGGAGCCTGCATCTGGCCGATGCCAGCCGGCTCGGCGGCCTGCCCGATTCGGCCTTGGCGGTATTGCGCGAGTACGCCCGCGAAAAAGATATGGAAGGCTATCTGGTCACCCTCAAACAGCCCAGCGTGCAGGCCGTGCTGACCTACGCCGATGATCGCGAGCTGCGCGCCGAAGTCTATCGCGCCTACCAGACCCGGGCCTCGGATCAGGGCCCGAACGCTGGCGAATTCGACAATTCGGAGCGGATCGAGAAGATCCTCACGCTGCGCCACGAGTCGGCGCAGTTGCTGGGCTATGCCAACGCGGCCGAAGAGTCGCTGGCCACCAAGATGGCGCCTTCGCCGGCCGCCGTGCTGGAGTTCCTGCGCGACATGGCCCGCCGTGCCAAGCCGGTGGCGGAGCGCGAACTGGCCAGCCTGCAGGCCTTTGCCCTTGAACTGGGGCTGGCCGATCTGCAGCCCTGGGATGTCGGCTACGCCTCCGAGAAACTGCGCCAGCAGCGCTATTCGCTGGACGAGGAACAGCTGAAGCCCTATTTCCCGCTGCCAGCCGTCATGAACGGCCTGTTCGGCCTGGTCGAGCAGCTGTACGGCGTGCAGTTCCAGCTGCGGGAAGGTGTCGATGTCTGGCATCCCGATGCACGCTATTACGATCTGTTCGATGCCGATGGCCAGCGGATTGCCGGTGCCTATGTCGACCTGTATGCACGCAGCGGCAAGCGCGGCGGCGCCTGGATGGATGTCTGCCGCTCGCGTTTCGAGGATGGCGGCAAGACCCAGTTGCCGGTGGCCTTTCTGACCTGCAACTTCGCGCCGCCGACCGAGGGCCGGCCGGCCCTGCTGACCCATGATGACGTGATCACCCTGTTCCACGAGTTCGGACATGGCCTGCACCATATCCTGACCCGGGTCGGACTGCCTTCGGTCGCCGGCATCAGCGGCGTCGAATGGGATGCGGTGGAACTGCCCAGCCAGTTCATGGAGAATTTCTGCTGGAACCGGCAGGCCCTGGACCTGTTCGCTCGCCACTACCAGACCGGGGAGCCGCTGCCGGAAGAGCTGTTCCAGCGCATGCTCGCTGCCCGTCATTTCCATGCAGGCATGTTTCTGGTCCGCCAGCTGGAATTCGCCCTGTTCGATTTCCTGCTGCACCAGGACTATGACCCGGCCCGGGGCGGGCGGGTCCTGCAGGTGCTGAACCAGGTCCGTGAAGAAGTGACCGTGCTGCACCCGCCCGCCTGGCAGCGTTTCCCGCACAGTTTCACCCATGTATTCGCAGGCGGCTATGCGGCCGGTTACTACAGCTATCTTTGGGCCGAGCTGCTGTCGGCCGATGCCTTTGCCGCCTTCGAGGAGCAAGGCGTGATCGACCGTGCCACCGGCGAGCGCTTCCGTGACGAAGTCCTCGGGGTGGGCTCCAGCCGCCCGGCGCTGGACAGCTTCATCGCCTTCCGCGGGCGGGCTCCGGAGCCTGAGGCGCTGCTGGCCAGCCATGGCCTGAGCTGA